The following are encoded together in the Peromyscus leucopus breed LL Stock chromosome 1, UCI_PerLeu_2.1, whole genome shotgun sequence genome:
- the LOC114685638 gene encoding mas-related G-protein coupled receptor member X3-like, translating into MGQLFLHHVSAINTKHCLLVLWPICYHCYCLGCTSAVLCALLWALSMLLTLLEWSGNRQTFQAVPQRAQQDTPGVDECGESYHWGTKETSRSRLEQ; encoded by the exons ATGGGGCAGTTGTTCCTACATCATGTCAGTGCCATTAACACTAAACATTGCCTACTTGTCCTGTGGCCCATCTGCTATCATTGCTACTGCCTGGGGTGCACATCAGCTGTCTTGTGTGCCCTGCTCTGGGCCCTGTCAATGTTACTGACCCTCCTGGAATG GAGTGGCAACAGGCAGACCTTCCAGGCAGTTCCCCAGAGGGCTCAACAGGACACTCCTGGGGTGGATGAATGTGGAGAGAGTTATCACTGGGGAACCAAGGAAACATCAAGAAGCAGATTGGAGCAGTGA